A window from Aquabacterium sp. NJ1 encodes these proteins:
- a CDS encoding sulfate ABC transporter substrate-binding protein, with protein MQIQSTSRRTLNALAAATLVAVVSVASLVPAVAQAKEVTLLNVSYDPTRELYQAYNAAFARYWKDRTGDDVVVKASHGGSGKQARSVIDGLEADVVTLALAYDIDAIAAKGLLAQDWQTKFKHNSAPYTSTIVFLVRKGNPKAIKTWDDLVKPGNAVITANPKTSGGARWAYLAAYGYALKRHNGDDAKARAFIKTLFEHVPVLDSGARGSTVTFAERGQGDVLLAWENEAHLALAEFGRDKFDIVYPAVSIFAEPPVALVDKVVDKRGTREVARAYLEYLYSVEGQDIAGKNFYRPTDPKAAAKYARQFPTISLFTIDELFGGWAKAQKTHFSDGGVFDQIYLKK; from the coding sequence ATGCAAATTCAATCCACATCCCGCCGCACACTCAACGCACTGGCTGCGGCGACCCTCGTTGCTGTTGTCAGCGTGGCCTCCCTGGTTCCTGCGGTCGCCCAGGCCAAGGAGGTCACGCTGCTCAACGTGTCGTATGACCCCACCCGCGAGCTCTATCAGGCATACAACGCCGCCTTCGCCAGGTATTGGAAGGACCGGACCGGAGACGACGTGGTCGTGAAGGCCTCGCATGGTGGCTCGGGCAAACAGGCCCGCTCGGTGATCGACGGGCTGGAGGCCGATGTCGTCACGCTGGCCCTGGCTTATGACATTGACGCCATCGCCGCCAAGGGACTGCTGGCACAGGACTGGCAAACGAAGTTCAAGCACAACAGCGCGCCCTACACCTCCACCATCGTTTTCCTGGTTCGCAAAGGCAACCCCAAGGCCATCAAGACCTGGGACGACTTGGTCAAGCCCGGCAATGCCGTGATCACGGCCAACCCCAAGACCTCTGGAGGCGCGCGCTGGGCCTATCTGGCCGCCTATGGCTATGCCCTCAAGAGGCACAACGGTGACGACGCCAAGGCCCGCGCCTTCATCAAGACGCTGTTCGAACACGTGCCCGTGCTGGACTCGGGCGCCCGTGGCTCCACCGTGACCTTCGCGGAACGCGGCCAAGGCGACGTGCTGCTGGCCTGGGAAAACGAAGCCCACCTGGCCCTGGCCGAGTTTGGTCGAGACAAGTTCGACATCGTCTACCCCGCCGTGAGCATCTTTGCCGAGCCCCCTGTAGCCTTGGTGGACAAGGTGGTGGACAAGCGCGGCACACGTGAGGTGGCCAGGGCCTACCTGGAGTACCTGTATTCCGTCGAAGGCCAGGACATCGCCGGCAAGAACTTCTACCGCCCCACTGACCCCAAGGCCGCAGCCAAGTACGCCAGGCAGTTCCCCACGATCAGCCTGTTCACGATCGACGAGCTCTTCGGCGGCTGGGCCAAGGCCCAGAAGACCCACTTCAGTGACGGCGGCGTGTTCGACCAGATCTACCTGAAGAA
- the amrB gene encoding AmmeMemoRadiSam system protein B: MHTVRPAAVAGTFYTAQAAMLAGEVRRMLDEASQTVPALPACPKALIAPHAGYVYSGQMAAAAYVTLVPWRASIKRVVLLGPVHRVPVRGLALPGTQAFVTPLGEVAIDQAAVAALGALPQVVTSPAAHAQEHALEVQLPFLQTVLPDFELLPLAVGDATPAEVAEVLDVLWGGPETLIVISSDLSHFLRYEAAQARDRDTVQHILRLQASLHHQQACGGTPINGLLLSAAQHHLRPHLLGMCNSGDTAGDRQRVVGYASLAFLEDQGGQHGSH; the protein is encoded by the coding sequence ATGCACACCGTACGCCCAGCTGCCGTGGCCGGCACGTTCTACACCGCGCAGGCTGCCATGCTGGCGGGCGAGGTCCGGCGCATGCTGGATGAGGCCAGCCAGACGGTGCCGGCGCTGCCTGCCTGTCCCAAGGCGCTCATTGCCCCGCATGCCGGTTATGTCTATTCCGGGCAGATGGCCGCGGCCGCTTACGTGACCCTGGTGCCGTGGCGGGCGTCCATCAAGCGTGTCGTGCTGTTGGGCCCCGTGCACCGCGTGCCTGTTCGTGGCCTGGCCTTGCCCGGTACGCAGGCCTTTGTCACGCCGCTTGGCGAGGTGGCCATTGACCAGGCTGCGGTGGCGGCGCTCGGGGCGTTGCCTCAGGTGGTGACCAGCCCTGCAGCGCATGCCCAGGAGCATGCGCTCGAAGTGCAGTTGCCTTTCCTGCAAACGGTGCTGCCAGACTTCGAGTTGCTCCCTCTGGCCGTGGGCGATGCCACGCCTGCAGAAGTGGCCGAGGTGCTCGATGTGCTGTGGGGCGGCCCTGAAACCTTGATCGTGATCAGTTCTGACCTGTCTCACTTCCTGCGCTATGAGGCTGCTCAAGCACGAGACCGGGATACCGTTCAGCACATCCTGCGTTTGCAAGCCTCGCTTCATCATCAACAGGCGTGTGGCGGCACCCCCATCAACGGCTTGCTGCTTTCCGCAGCGCAACACCATTTGCGGCCGCACCTGCTGGGCATGTGCAACTCCGGCGACACGGCTGGCGACAGGCAGCGCGTGGTGGGCTATGCCTCATTGGCCTTTCTGGAAGATCAGGGCGGGCAGCATGGATCACACTGA
- the amrA gene encoding AmmeMemoRadiSam system protein A, whose translation MDHTEQGAALIALARHAIERAILPARQAQPERHREVAAADDEAAWQAWGASFVTLTENGQLRGCIGTPEAWRPLKDDVQANAVAAALRDPRFAPLQPREWPGVRVEVSVLSPLEAMECANEAQALAKLRPGVDGLVLACGRHRATFLPQVWEQLPAPAVFLAQLKRKAGLPTHFWSPDLRLQRFTVHKWKEPA comes from the coding sequence ATGGATCACACTGAACAAGGTGCGGCACTGATCGCGTTGGCCAGACACGCGATTGAGCGCGCCATCCTGCCAGCGCGGCAGGCGCAGCCTGAACGCCATCGAGAGGTGGCTGCGGCTGACGATGAAGCCGCCTGGCAGGCCTGGGGCGCCAGCTTTGTGACGCTGACCGAGAACGGGCAATTGCGCGGTTGCATCGGCACGCCCGAGGCCTGGCGGCCACTGAAGGACGACGTACAGGCCAACGCGGTGGCCGCCGCATTGCGAGACCCACGTTTTGCACCGCTTCAGCCCCGGGAGTGGCCCGGCGTGAGGGTGGAGGTATCGGTGTTGTCGCCTCTTGAGGCCATGGAGTGCGCCAATGAGGCCCAAGCCCTGGCCAAGTTGCGACCGGGTGTCGATGGCCTTGTGCTGGCTTGCGGCCGCCATCGCGCAACCTTCCTGCCCCAGGTGTGGGAGCAGTTGCCTGCACCAGCCGTGTTCCTGGCACAGTTGAAGCGCAAGGCTGGCTTGCCAACTCATTTCTGGTCACCCGATTTGCGCCTTCAGCGCTTTACCGTACACAAGTGGAAGGAGCCAGCATGA
- the amrS gene encoding AmmeMemoRadiSam system radical SAM enzyme gives MSGSTLSSYPAQYWHALDDGRIQCDLCPRDCKLHDQQRGACFVRQRQGEGIVLTTYGRSSGFCVDPIEKKPLNHFYPGSSVLSFGTAGCNLACKFCQNWDISKSRDMDRLMDQASPEQIADAAVRGGCRSVAFTYNDPVIFAEYAMDVADACHERGIKTVAVTAGYIHEQARRDFFAKMDAANVDLKAFTEDFYFKLTGSHLQPVLDTLVYLRHETKVWVELTTLLIPGHNDSDQELTALSQWVARELGPDVPLHFSGFHPDHKMPDVPATPKHTLVRARQIARDQGLRHVYTGNVHHAEGDASHCPQCDSQLIERDWYQIKRYRLTPEGTCPDCGTALAGHFAEQAGHFGARRIPVFLGGGKKSASLEGRPQGDGLG, from the coding sequence ATGAGCGGCTCAACGTTGAGTTCTTATCCTGCCCAGTACTGGCATGCGCTGGACGATGGGCGCATCCAGTGTGACCTCTGCCCGCGCGATTGCAAGCTGCATGACCAGCAACGTGGTGCCTGCTTTGTTCGCCAGCGGCAAGGCGAAGGCATCGTGCTCACCACCTATGGTCGCTCGTCCGGTTTTTGCGTCGACCCCATCGAGAAAAAGCCGCTCAACCATTTCTACCCGGGCAGCAGTGTCTTGTCCTTTGGCACAGCGGGCTGCAACCTGGCCTGCAAGTTCTGCCAGAACTGGGACATCAGCAAGTCGCGGGACATGGATCGGCTGATGGACCAGGCTTCACCCGAGCAGATCGCCGACGCCGCTGTGCGCGGTGGTTGCCGCAGTGTGGCCTTCACCTACAACGACCCCGTCATCTTTGCCGAATACGCCATGGACGTGGCGGACGCCTGTCACGAGCGTGGCATCAAGACCGTGGCCGTGACCGCGGGCTACATCCACGAACAAGCTCGGCGGGACTTCTTTGCCAAGATGGACGCGGCCAATGTGGACTTGAAAGCCTTCACCGAAGACTTCTATTTCAAGCTCACCGGCTCGCACTTGCAGCCCGTGCTGGACACGTTGGTCTACCTCCGGCACGAGACCAAGGTCTGGGTAGAGCTCACGACCTTGCTGATCCCCGGCCACAACGACTCGGACCAGGAGCTCACCGCCCTGAGCCAGTGGGTGGCGCGTGAACTCGGCCCTGATGTGCCCTTGCATTTCTCGGGCTTTCATCCCGACCACAAGATGCCTGACGTGCCCGCCACGCCCAAGCACACCTTGGTGAGAGCCCGCCAGATTGCGCGGGATCAAGGGCTGCGCCATGTCTACACCGGCAACGTGCACCATGCAGAGGGTGACGCCTCACATTGCCCTCAGTGCGACAGCCAACTCATCGAGCGCGACTGGTACCAGATCAAGCGCTACCGATTGACCCCGGAAGGCACCTGCCCGGATTGCGGTACCGCGCTGGCTGGCCACTTCGCGGAGCAGGCCGGGCACTTCGGGGCGAGACGCATCCCGGTGTTCCTGGGGGGGGGAAAGAAGTCTGCCAGCCTTGAGGGCCGACCTCAAGGCGATGGGTTGGGGTAG
- a CDS encoding NADP(H)-dependent aldo-keto reductase: protein MQYRPLGRTGLNVSVIALGTMTWGEQNTEVDAHAQLNLALDAGINLIDTAEMYPVPPRPETQGRTEQYIGNWLKKTGRRNDIVLATKATGPSHQPARPGHVRGGRLAHTRDNLFEAVDLSLQRLQTDHIDLYQLHWPDRPTNMFGQLGYVHVKDQQPTPIEETLSALQELVQAGKIRHVAVSNETPWGMSRFIHLADNLGLPRIASIQNPYSLLNRSFEIGLAEIAIREQVGLLAYSPLAFGVLSGKYLAGQRPEGARLSLFERFNRYKGENAELATYDYVSLFRRHGLDPAQAALAFVNSRDFVTANIIGATTLDQLRSNIASIDVTLSAEVLEGIEAIHQRYPNPSP, encoded by the coding sequence ATGCAATACCGCCCGCTTGGCCGAACCGGCCTGAATGTCAGCGTGATCGCGCTGGGCACGATGACCTGGGGCGAGCAAAACACCGAGGTCGATGCCCATGCGCAGCTGAACCTGGCCCTGGATGCAGGCATCAACCTGATCGACACCGCCGAGATGTACCCGGTGCCGCCGCGTCCGGAAACGCAAGGCCGCACCGAACAGTACATCGGCAACTGGCTCAAGAAGACCGGACGCCGCAACGACATCGTGCTGGCCACCAAGGCCACCGGTCCTTCACATCAACCTGCTCGCCCCGGCCATGTTCGCGGTGGGCGTTTGGCTCACACCCGGGACAACCTGTTTGAAGCGGTGGACCTCAGCCTGCAGCGCCTTCAAACCGACCACATCGACCTTTATCAGTTGCACTGGCCGGATCGTCCCACCAATATGTTTGGCCAACTGGGCTACGTCCATGTGAAGGATCAGCAGCCCACGCCCATCGAAGAAACCTTGTCCGCCCTGCAGGAGCTGGTGCAGGCGGGCAAGATCCGGCACGTGGCCGTGTCCAACGAGACGCCATGGGGCATGAGCCGCTTCATCCATCTGGCGGACAACCTGGGTCTACCTCGCATCGCCAGCATCCAGAACCCGTACAGCTTGTTGAACCGCAGCTTCGAGATCGGGCTGGCTGAGATCGCCATCCGCGAGCAGGTGGGCCTGCTGGCGTATTCGCCGCTGGCGTTTGGTGTATTGAGCGGCAAATACCTGGCCGGCCAACGGCCCGAAGGAGCCAGGCTCAGCCTGTTTGAACGGTTCAACCGCTACAAGGGCGAGAACGCCGAGCTAGCCACCTACGACTACGTCAGCCTGTTCCGTCGCCATGGCCTGGACCCGGCGCAAGCCGCGCTGGCCTTCGTCAACAGCCGGGACTTCGTGACGGCCAACATCATCGGGGCCACGACATTGGATCAGCTGCGCAGCAACATCGCCAGCATTGATGTGACCTTGTCTGCCGAGGTGCTGGAGGGCATCGAGGCCATCCACCAGCGCTACCCCAACCCATCGCCTTGA
- a CDS encoding O-acetylhomoserine aminocarboxypropyltransferase/cysteine synthase family protein: MSKENWKFETLSVHAGYSPDPTTKSVAVPIYQTVAYAFDSAQHGADLFDLKVPGNIYTRIMNPTQDVLEQRIAALEGGIGALALASGQAAVTYAIQTIAEAGDNIVSSTALYGGTYNLFAHTLPQFGISTRFADHRDPASFEPLIDDRTKAIFVESLGNPSGNITDIARIAEIAHRHGVPLIVDNTVPSPYLSRPFEHGADIVVHSLTKYLGGHGTSLGGAIVDSGKFPWAQHKARFKRLNEPDVSYHGVVYTDALGPAAYIGRARVVPLRNMGAAISPFNAFLILQGVETLGLRMDRISENTLKIAQHLQKHPRVKWVNYAGLEDHPENPLVKKYLSGKASGLLTFGVPGGREGGARFLDGLKLFTRLVNIGDVRSLATHPASTTHRQLSPEELAKTGVTEDTVRLSVGIEHIDDLLADLDSALAQA; the protein is encoded by the coding sequence ATGAGCAAAGAAAACTGGAAGTTCGAGACCCTGTCGGTTCACGCAGGCTATTCGCCCGACCCCACGACCAAGTCGGTGGCCGTGCCCATCTACCAAACCGTGGCGTACGCGTTTGACAGCGCGCAGCACGGCGCGGATCTCTTTGACCTCAAGGTGCCGGGCAACATCTACACCCGCATCATGAACCCGACGCAGGATGTGCTGGAGCAACGCATCGCGGCGCTGGAAGGCGGCATTGGTGCCCTGGCACTGGCCTCCGGCCAGGCCGCGGTGACTTACGCCATCCAGACCATTGCCGAAGCGGGGGACAACATTGTGTCGTCCACGGCGCTGTATGGTGGCACTTACAACCTGTTCGCCCACACGCTGCCGCAGTTCGGCATCAGCACGCGTTTTGCCGACCACCGTGATCCGGCCAGCTTCGAGCCCTTGATCGACGATCGCACCAAGGCCATCTTTGTCGAGTCACTGGGCAACCCCTCGGGCAACATCACCGACATCGCCCGCATCGCCGAGATCGCGCACCGTCATGGTGTGCCCCTGATCGTCGACAACACCGTGCCTTCACCTTATCTGAGCCGGCCATTCGAGCACGGCGCCGACATCGTGGTGCACTCGCTGACCAAGTACCTGGGCGGCCATGGCACCAGCCTGGGCGGCGCGATCGTGGACTCCGGCAAGTTCCCCTGGGCGCAGCACAAGGCACGCTTCAAGCGCCTCAATGAGCCAGACGTGAGTTACCACGGCGTGGTCTACACCGATGCCCTGGGCCCCGCCGCCTACATTGGGCGCGCCCGCGTGGTGCCGCTGCGCAACATGGGCGCGGCCATCTCGCCTTTCAACGCCTTCCTGATCCTGCAAGGAGTGGAGACATTGGGCCTGCGCATGGACCGCATCAGCGAGAACACCTTGAAGATCGCCCAGCACCTTCAAAAACACCCACGCGTGAAGTGGGTGAACTATGCCGGCCTGGAAGATCACCCTGAAAACCCGCTGGTGAAGAAGTACCTGTCGGGCAAGGCCTCGGGCTTGCTGACCTTTGGTGTGCCTGGCGGGCGAGAGGGCGGCGCGCGCTTCCTCGATGGCTTGAAGCTGTTCACCCGCCTGGTCAACATTGGTGATGTGCGCTCGCTGGCCACGCATCCGGCGTCCACCACCCACCGCCAGTTGTCGCCGGAAGAGCTGGCCAAGACCGGGGTGACCGAGGACACGGTGCGCCTGTCCGTCGGTATCGAGCACATCGATGACCTGCTGGCAGACCTGGACAGCGCCTTGGCCCAGGCCTGA
- a CDS encoding VIT family protein, whose product MTSWLRHNERHRTDRIGWLRAAVLGANDGIVSTASLIVGVAAAQSSTSSILVTGVAGLFAGAMSMAAGEYVSVYSQADTEHADLARERAELAADPGGELRELTGIYESRGLSPELAHQVAEQLMAHDALAAHARDELGLSESLGAKPFQAAWASAASFSAGALLPLAVTAFAPASGLIYWVSGTSLVFLAGLGALAARAGGASTLRSAARISFWGALAMAITAGAGKLFGAAV is encoded by the coding sequence ATGACATCCTGGCTTCGTCACAATGAACGCCATCGCACTGACCGCATCGGGTGGCTGCGTGCGGCCGTGCTGGGCGCCAATGACGGCATTGTTTCCACCGCCAGCCTGATCGTGGGCGTGGCCGCTGCGCAATCCAGCACCAGCAGCATTCTGGTCACCGGGGTGGCTGGCCTGTTTGCCGGGGCCATGTCCATGGCAGCCGGTGAATACGTGTCGGTGTACTCGCAGGCCGATACCGAGCACGCCGATCTGGCTCGCGAGCGTGCCGAGCTGGCTGCCGACCCAGGAGGCGAGCTGCGTGAGTTGACCGGCATTTACGAAAGCCGAGGGCTCTCACCAGAACTGGCCCACCAAGTGGCCGAACAACTGATGGCCCATGACGCATTGGCGGCTCATGCCCGCGATGAGCTGGGGCTCAGCGAATCCCTGGGTGCCAAACCGTTTCAGGCTGCGTGGGCGTCTGCTGCCAGCTTTTCGGCGGGCGCGTTGCTGCCATTGGCCGTGACGGCATTCGCACCGGCATCGGGCTTGATCTATTGGGTATCGGGCACCTCGCTGGTCTTCCTGGCGGGCCTGGGAGCGCTCGCCGCCCGCGCTGGAGGCGCATCCACACTCAGAAGCGCAGCGCGCATCAGCTTCTGGGGTGCGCTGGCAATGGCCATCACGGCCGGTGCGGGCAAGCTGTTCGGAGCGGCAGTGTAA
- a CDS encoding NADPH-dependent FMN reductase produces MAHYQIAVVVGSLRRDSFNRQLASALARLAPADFTFKQLSIGELPHYNQDDDAAPAESVKRFKADIAASLGLLFVTPEYNRSIPGVLKNALDHASRPYGQSAWKGKPAGVIGVSPGAIGTALAQQHLRNVLAYLDVPTLGQPEAFIQAKEGLFDEAGNIGPGSLKFLQNWMDQYVAWVKKHAG; encoded by the coding sequence ATGGCTCACTATCAAATCGCTGTTGTCGTGGGGAGTTTGCGCCGCGACTCCTTCAATCGCCAGTTGGCCAGCGCACTGGCCAGGCTGGCGCCGGCGGACTTCACGTTCAAGCAACTGTCGATCGGTGAGCTGCCGCATTACAACCAGGACGATGATGCCGCGCCCGCGGAATCAGTCAAACGCTTCAAGGCGGACATTGCGGCTTCACTCGGCCTGCTGTTCGTGACGCCTGAGTACAACCGCTCGATCCCAGGGGTGCTGAAGAACGCGCTTGACCATGCTTCTCGGCCTTATGGGCAAAGCGCATGGAAGGGCAAGCCTGCGGGCGTGATCGGCGTGTCGCCAGGCGCCATTGGCACGGCTTTGGCCCAGCAGCACCTGCGCAATGTGCTGGCCTACCTGGATGTGCCGACCCTGGGGCAACCCGAGGCCTTCATCCAGGCCAAGGAGGGCTTGTTTGATGAGGCCGGCAACATTGGCCCTGGCAGCCTGAAGTTCCTGCAGAACTGGATGGATCAGTACGTCGCCTGGGTCAAGAAGCACGCGGGCTGA
- a CDS encoding long-chain fatty acid--CoA ligase: MTTNSAAFPLAPGLDSVQTLAALLTWRVALTPDAEAYRYHDDAAARWVSLSWRALEDKVQGFDAALRRLALPRGARVAILLPNGVNAVCVDQAALANACVPVPMHALDNPASIAYILSDSDAALLVAQSVEQWQAIVDTGVPLPSLQQVVLASGEAPPAGVSSNPVPVCSLETWLSSGMAQQASPHEKQVPNADDLAALVYTSGTTGKPKGVMLTHGNVLSNVKAVLQRVAPQANDVFLSFLPLSHTFERTAGYYLPIAAGSCVAFARSTSLLAEDMLLVRPTILISVPRIYERVFAGVQAMLAGSPLKHGLFAWAQNVGWRRFCRAQGLPVEHTAWTWLDPLLWPLLNALAAQPLLARFGGRLRVAVSGGAPLSPAIAHAFLGLGLPIVQGYGMTESAPIVSVNTPEDNDPATVGRALAGVEVQIGENRELLVRGPNVMRGYWKREEDTHKAITEGWLHTGDQAAIEQGRVRILGRVKEIIVTSTGEKIAPADLELAITADALFEQAYVFGDNRPFIACVVVLSRSEWRRLAGGLQLDPDKAESLQSSLARETVVQRVRDLTRSFPHYAQPRAVVLTLEPWTVENTLMTPTLKLKRNNLAAHFAAEISQLYQR; this comes from the coding sequence ATGACGACGAATTCAGCTGCATTTCCCTTGGCTCCTGGTCTGGACAGCGTTCAGACCCTCGCGGCGTTGTTGACCTGGCGTGTGGCGCTCACACCAGATGCCGAGGCCTACCGTTATCACGATGATGCCGCCGCGCGTTGGGTCAGCCTGAGCTGGCGGGCGCTTGAGGACAAGGTGCAAGGGTTCGACGCCGCGCTGAGGCGCCTGGCGCTGCCCCGCGGTGCGCGTGTCGCGATCTTGCTGCCCAACGGGGTGAACGCAGTCTGCGTCGACCAGGCCGCCCTGGCCAACGCCTGTGTGCCCGTGCCCATGCATGCGCTGGACAACCCGGCCAGCATCGCCTACATCCTGAGCGACAGTGATGCGGCCTTGCTGGTCGCGCAGTCCGTCGAGCAATGGCAGGCGATTGTGGATACCGGCGTGCCGCTGCCGTCCTTGCAACAGGTGGTGCTCGCCAGCGGGGAGGCCCCGCCTGCGGGCGTGTCATCCAACCCCGTGCCCGTGTGCAGCCTTGAGACCTGGTTGTCGAGCGGCATGGCGCAGCAGGCTTCGCCACACGAGAAGCAGGTGCCCAACGCGGATGATCTGGCTGCCCTGGTCTACACATCAGGCACCACAGGCAAGCCCAAAGGGGTCATGCTGACCCACGGTAACGTGCTGTCCAACGTCAAGGCGGTCTTGCAGCGTGTGGCGCCGCAAGCCAACGATGTCTTCCTCTCGTTCTTGCCGCTGTCCCACACCTTCGAGCGCACCGCAGGCTATTACCTGCCGATCGCCGCGGGCAGCTGTGTGGCCTTTGCCCGCTCGACCTCTTTGCTGGCCGAAGACATGCTGCTGGTTCGGCCAACGATCCTGATCTCCGTACCGCGTATTTACGAGCGCGTCTTCGCGGGTGTTCAGGCCATGCTGGCGGGTTCACCCTTGAAACACGGCTTGTTTGCCTGGGCACAAAACGTGGGGTGGCGCCGTTTCTGTCGCGCTCAGGGCTTGCCCGTCGAGCACACGGCCTGGACTTGGCTTGACCCTTTGCTGTGGCCGCTCCTGAATGCCCTGGCTGCCCAACCCCTGCTGGCCCGGTTTGGCGGGCGCTTGCGGGTGGCCGTGAGTGGCGGTGCGCCTTTGTCTCCGGCCATTGCGCATGCCTTTCTGGGCCTGGGCTTGCCCATCGTCCAGGGTTACGGCATGACCGAGAGTGCGCCGATCGTGTCGGTCAACACCCCTGAGGACAACGACCCTGCGACTGTCGGCCGCGCGTTGGCAGGTGTGGAGGTGCAGATCGGTGAAAACCGTGAATTGCTGGTGCGAGGCCCCAATGTGATGCGCGGCTACTGGAAGCGTGAGGAAGACACCCACAAGGCCATCACTGAAGGCTGGTTGCATACGGGGGATCAGGCCGCCATCGAGCAGGGCCGCGTCCGTATCCTCGGGCGGGTCAAGGAGATCATCGTCACCTCCACGGGTGAAAAAATCGCCCCCGCTGATCTGGAACTGGCCATCACTGCCGATGCGCTTTTCGAGCAAGCCTACGTGTTCGGCGACAACCGCCCCTTCATTGCCTGTGTGGTCGTGTTGTCGCGCAGCGAATGGCGGCGGCTGGCGGGTGGTTTGCAGCTGGACCCTGACAAAGCAGAGAGCCTGCAATCAAGCCTTGCGAGGGAAACCGTCGTGCAGCGGGTTCGGGATCTCACCCGCAGCTTTCCCCACTACGCGCAACCGCGTGCGGTGGTGCTGACGCTTGAGCCGTGGACGGTCGAAAACACCTTGATGACGCCCACGCTCAAGCTCAAACGCAACAACCTGGCGGCCCACTTCGCCGCAGAGATCAGCCAGCTCTATCAACGTTGA
- the cysT gene encoding sulfate ABC transporter permease subunit CysT, with translation MIFSKTLLRQRSVLPGFDLALGLALFYLCLIVLIPLGAAFLKTSSLTWSEFVDVVTAERVVASYKLTFGASLLAAVVNAIFGLLVAWVLVRYDFLGRRVVDALVDLPFALPTAVAGITLTGLYAGNGWIGQYLEPLGFKVAFTPVGVFVAMTFIGLPFVVRTVQPILEDMASELEEAAATLGASRLQTFAKVILPILTPALLTGFALAFARALGEYGSIIFIAGNMPMVSEITPLLIITKLEQYDYAGATAIAVVMLVMSFVLLLAINGSQAWARKRQGK, from the coding sequence ATGATCTTTTCCAAGACCCTGCTCAGGCAGCGCAGTGTGCTGCCGGGCTTCGATCTGGCCCTGGGCCTGGCGCTGTTCTACCTTTGCCTGATTGTGCTCATCCCGCTGGGCGCCGCATTCTTGAAAACGAGCAGCCTGACCTGGTCTGAATTTGTGGACGTGGTGACGGCCGAGCGCGTGGTGGCTTCCTACAAGCTGACCTTTGGCGCCTCCTTGCTGGCGGCTGTGGTGAACGCGATCTTCGGCTTGCTTGTGGCCTGGGTGCTCGTGCGCTATGACTTCCTTGGGCGGCGTGTGGTGGATGCGCTGGTCGATCTGCCTTTTGCGCTGCCCACCGCTGTAGCCGGCATCACCTTGACAGGGCTCTATGCGGGTAACGGCTGGATCGGTCAGTACCTTGAGCCTCTGGGTTTCAAGGTGGCTTTCACGCCTGTGGGTGTGTTCGTGGCCATGACCTTCATCGGCTTGCCCTTCGTGGTGCGCACCGTGCAACCCATTCTGGAGGACATGGCTTCGGAGCTGGAAGAGGCCGCCGCAACGCTGGGGGCCAGCCGCCTGCAGACCTTTGCCAAGGTCATTCTGCCCATCCTCACGCCGGCCTTGCTGACGGGCTTTGCGTTGGCCTTTGCCCGTGCGCTCGGCGAGTACGGCTCCATCATCTTCATCGCGGGCAACATGCCCATGGTCTCCGAGATCACACCCCTGCTGATCATCACCAAGCTGGAGCAGTACGACTATGCAGGCGCGACCGCCATTGCCGTGGTGATGCTGGTGATGTCGTTTGTCTTGCTGCTGGCGATCAACGGGTCACAGGCCTGGGCGCGCAAGCGCCAGGGCAAGTAA